The sequence below is a genomic window from Bradyrhizobium septentrionale.
TCGTATTCCATGGAACGGTTCTCCCAATGCGGAGGCAAGCTGTCCTCTGACGCAAATCTCGATAACACTTGCCCCTCCAATGTGGAAAATGCATAATTCACATTAGTTCATGCCTCTGGAGAATGAGATGCTTCCGGTCAGCCAGTTGCGTGCATTCGCAGCAGTTGTCGAGATTGGTACGGTGACTGGCGCGTCCGCGGCCATCGGTCGGACACAGCCGCAAGTGAGCCGTTTGGTAGCCGGGCTCGAGGAAGCCATCGGCTTTCAGCTCTTCATCAGGGAAGGACGCAGGTTGGTCCTCACCAGGCGCGGCGCCCGCTTCTATGACGAGGCGAGGCACACTTTGGACAGCCTTGACAACATTGGACAAGCTGCCGGACGGATCCGCGATGATGCTGAATCCGGCCCCCGGATACTCGCGCCAGGTTATATCGCACACACGATCTTGCCGCGCGCTCTCGCCAAGTTTCGCGAGCGCCACCCAAAGCGATACTTCTCGGTAGAGAGAGAAAAGCACTAAGGTTGGTCGGTCCATCGCACGGACAGTCCGGGACCGAGGGAAGCCGTTCGCTTCAGGTCGAAGCCGACTCTTCTACCCGGTCTCGCACAAGTTTGGCCTGCATCCAAGCTTGAAGCTCCCCCTCGAAGGCGTCCACGAATGCGCGCGCCATCGCCGAGAACGGCTGCTCCGGTCCGCAGCTCTGCTTCATGTCATTGATCCTGCGTAAGGCCGATTGAACGTGCAGCGCGATCAGCGCGGGGTCTGCTGCGGCTCCCAAGTCGCTCTCGAGGTCTTCCATGATTTTTGTTCGATTTAGTTTGAGCCTGTTCAGAATAACCGTTCGGCTTTGGACCAAATCCAGTCGGTTCAGGGCCACGCAGCGAATTGTCTCGGAACCGAGGATGCTCGGTCCATCGGAACAAACCGCAGCTTCCACGATGCTGTATCCTGCGTGATGGAGCCATAGCAACTCCAACTCAGGATCAGTCCTGGTCGGGTCGATCAGGTAAGGCTGCTCGGCGAAGTGATCGTCGCTTATTGCCTGAAGCCTTGGCGCACCTACGGGGAACTGGGTCGCCTTGCCCATAAGGCTACGCGGCTGGGTGGCCTGCATTGCCTCCACCTCGGCTACCGTCAGCCACGAGCTTGGCCATCAACTCCGCAAATTGGCGAAGCTTGATGATGGCCGTGACAGGATCATCCTGGAAGTAATCCTCGGCCCGCGACGCAAGCTGGGCCAGCTTGGCATCATGAACTGTCAAGAAATCGAAATTGGTGGAGAGTTGCATTTGCGGCCCCAGAAGGCCGAAGATTGCACAGTCGCGCATCAGATGCGACCCGACCATCGGCGTTGGCGGGTTGCACTTTCGTATCGAGCACGGGGGGCGTCGAAGAATCGACCGTCCGATTGACCTCTAGGCGGCCGTAACCGTTCGTGGACGCTTCAACGGATAGCTTTCCCCGCCTTTAGTTGTCTCCGCACCGAGAGCGTCCACAGAACGAGATATGCAAATCGGAAGCGCTGGGATTCCAGAGAGGCGATTGTGCATGAAGCCGGTAGTTTTGTTGCTCGGGAAGTAGGCGCTCAATCTGCCGGTAAGTCACTGAAAGGCCAGCAGGTTGCTCAAAAGTAGTTCCCTTCCCGCGATAACCCATCCGCGACGCAGCTCGTCGGATCAGCCGGCGAGGCTGGCTATTACCTAACCCTAACCGTGCCGCGGCAATTGAACTGATCGCGGGCGAACGCAAACCGAGCATATCGATCCAAGCCCGTTTCGGTTGAGCGAGAGAGATTCAAAACCGGCCCCCAAGAGGGCCTTGTTTTTCGCCGAAATGCCGTACTGTACCAACTCCCGACGTCCTAGGATTCGGAGAAAAACACGTTCTCCAGCCCCATTTGCCGCTCGTTTTTAGTACGGCCGGCATTCTCCAGAGTAAAAAAATTCACGAAAACGGCCGAGTTTTCGGGCCTGTCTCCGTTTCGAGGTACGAAATTTTGGGGCAAAGTGGCGGAGAGAGTGGGATTCGAACCCACGGTACGGTTTCCCGCACACACGCTTTCCAAGCGTGCGCCTTAAGCCACTCGGCCATCTCTCCGGGAGGCCCTCTCTTGAAGGGACGGGGCGGATTTTGCAAGGGAGCGCGGGGCCGGAGCGCGAAATTTCCCCAATGGATTGAAAAGATTGGGTAAATTTTCGACGATATCAACCGCGCAGCGCCGCTTTGCGCGCGATTTGGCCGGTGGCCGGTCAGAGACCAGCGCAAATCAACCAATGCATCCGATCCGCCCGCCTGTCGCCGTTCCAGGGAAGCCATCGAGCGGCACGTTCGGCGGATGAACGGATTCCGGGCTCGGCCCTGCGGGCTGCCCTCAGGTGCGCAATTGCGCACCAGGGAATGACGGAAGCATGAAGGGGGCGCGGCCCCCTGCCATTGAGTTGCCCGATGGCACAGGGGCCGGCAGCAACAATTTCTGTTTACCGGTACAGCGATGTGATGCCACGACCCGTCCGTCTCACCCGATTGAGGGGCGCGTCGCGATCATCACGCGTGCTGCGGCGAGATGCGGTCGACGCGATGGCTGCGAAAGAGGAACGCAGTTCAGCGTTTGCGATTCACACGGCGCTTCTCACCGCTCGGTCAGGCTTGGCCACATCCTGCGTAAAACTCCGTCCTTGATTACATGATGATGGAATAGTGCGGCCGCGGAATGAAACAGCGCCACGACGATAACGACATTTGCGATCGAGCCGTGCCACGCATTGACGCCGTGCATGAATTCGCCACTGCCGAGTTTCGGAAAGTGCCAAAGGTTGAACAGCGGAAAACCGTGTGCGAACACGTTGGTGATGCCCAACGCGACCATGATCAGCAGCAGCACATCGAGAAGCCGGTGCGTCGCCAGCGCGGCCAGGTGAAGGACACCGCGGTCAGGCGGCGGCAATCTACGGCCACGAGTGACGCGCCAAAGCATCCCCGAAACCACCACGCTGGCGAGCGCAAACCCGAGTATGACGTGCACTGACCAGATGTCGACCCGAAGCGGACCGCGCGGCAGGAGGTTGGTTGTCCTGCCGATCAGGAACTCGATCACAACGAGCATTGCGGTCGCCCAGTGGAGCTTGATCGCCGTGCGGTCATAGACTTCCGGCGGACCATCAGAGAGATCAGTCATGCAGGGGCTTAGCCCGCTTCCAGTGAGGCATACCTCTTCTCGAAATCCCACACCTCCTCAAAGCCAATCAACGAGGTGAACTCGTTGAAGTCATAGAGCGGCGCCTGCACCGGCTTGTCGTCAACCAGCGAACTATAGACATTGTTCAATGCATAAGCGGTGGCGAGGAGCCCCGCTGTCGGATAAATCGCCACCCGGTAGCCGATTTCTTTGAGTTTTTCCTGACTGAGGATGGGGGTCCGGCCCCCGTGAAGCTGGTTTGAGAGCAGCGGAACGCTCAGGGCCGATCCGATCTTTCGCATCTCGGCTTCCGATTCCGGACTCTCGATGACAATAATGTCTGCCCCGGCTCTGGCATATGCCTCCCCACGGCGGATCGCCTCGTCGAGGCCGAGCGACGTACGTGCATCGGTGCGCGCGATGATGAGAACGTCTCTTGACGAGCGCGCCTCGCTCGCGACCGTCAGCTTGTTGATCATTTCCTTGACGGGGATCACGTGCCGGTTCGGCGTGTGGCCGCATTTCTTGGGGCTCTGCTGATCTTCGAGCTGGATCGCTGCAGCTCCAGCCCTCTCGTAGCCGCGGACGGTATGATGAACATTCAGCAGGCCGCCGTAACCGGTATCGCCGTCGGCAATCAGCGGCTTGCGCACGGTTTGGGCAATTGCCTGCACGCGATCGAGCATGTCCGAGTATGTCGCCAGACCGGCATCAGGCAGGCCGAGATAGGACGCCACTGCTCCATAGCCTGTCATGTAAAGCGCGTCGGCCTCGGTGCGATCGGCGAGCTTGGCAGAGACT
It includes:
- a CDS encoding isocitrate lyase/PEP mutase family protein, which gives rise to MTSSTLRTLIEEKPFVACPGVFDLVSAKLADRTEADALYMTGYGAVASYLGLPDAGLATYSDMLDRVQAIAQTVRKPLIADGDTGYGGLLNVHHTVRGYERAGAAAIQLEDQQSPKKCGHTPNRHVIPVKEMINKLTVASEARSSRDVLIIARTDARTSLGLDEAIRRGEAYARAGADIIVIESPESEAEMRKIGSALSVPLLSNQLHGGRTPILSQEKLKEIGYRVAIYPTAGLLATAYALNNVYSSLVDDKPVQAPLYDFNEFTSLIGFEEVWDFEKRYASLEAG
- a CDS encoding LysR family transcriptional regulator; the encoded protein is MLPVSQLRAFAAVVEIGTVTGASAAIGRTQPQVSRLVAGLEEAIGFQLFIREGRRLVLTRRGARFYDEARHTLDSLDNIGQAAGRIRDDAESGPRILAPGYIAHTILPRALAKFRERHPKRYFSVEREKH
- a CDS encoding cytochrome b — protein: MTDLSDGPPEVYDRTAIKLHWATAMLVVIEFLIGRTTNLLPRGPLRVDIWSVHVILGFALASVVVSGMLWRVTRGRRLPPPDRGVLHLAALATHRLLDVLLLIMVALGITNVFAHGFPLFNLWHFPKLGSGEFMHGVNAWHGSIANVVIVVALFHSAAALFHHHVIKDGVLRRMWPSLTER